The DNA segment CCCTGTCGTAGGTAAATTAAACTGCAGGTTTCCGTTAATAGGGAAGTTATATCGTAAATGGGTTCCTGCGGCATCTCCGTTTCTGGCATTCAGATTTTCAACATTGAAATTCTGTCCTGTTCCGCCTGCAAAATCGATCTCTGTCGTCCCATTAATCACTGTGTTCAGTGATCCTCCTGTTAAACTTACTGTAGGAGTGGTAATGGCAGCAACAGAAGTATTATTGTTAAAATTCCAGTAGTGGATAAGGGATGTCTGTCCAAAAACCGCTCCCTGAAGGAAAAATGCAGCTATAACAGAACCTTTCAAAAAGTAGTTATTAATCATTTTTGCTGATATTAAATTTATGCAAAAATGGAGTTTCTACTTTTTAAATATTTTAAGGTAATTTTAATAAATGATTAATAAATAGGTTTAAGATGAATGAAAAATATTACATCGCAGGCGATGAACCGTCATCAGAATTCTCTAAAACGATCTTTGAACTTCACGAAATATTAGTTTTTCCTACTTGGACACATGGCCCGAAAAATTCAGATTTTTTCCCGTTGCTTTTCTCCCGTCAAGAGGATGTTTCTGCATATAGAAAAAACCCGAAATAGCAGTCAGAACCAATAAAATAAAAGCAACCAGAAAAATTCTTTTTATCATTCCTTTCATATCGCCAGATTTTTAATGTCCTTGATTTCTAATGTTGAGGTGGGGTATCCTTTTTGTACTGCGTTGATCATTGCTCTACCCACTTCATGTAAAGTTAATGATTTTGAAGGAAATATCACCGGAAAAAATAAAATAAAAGGTTTAAAAAACCATTTTACATTCTTCTGCCCCTCAACAGGTTTCATAAATCCGGGCCGGAAATTGTATGCAGCACTGAATCCAAGCTTCCTCAACGTATTTTCCGTTTTCCCCTTTACTCTTGCCCACATGATCTTTCCGCTCTCTGTACTATCGGTATATGCACCTGAAACGTAGTTAAATACCATATCCGGATTCTGGCTGAGTGCAGCCTTGGCAAAATGGATCGTTGTATCAAAGGTTATTCTGGTATATTCCTCTTCGCTCATTCCCATACTGCTTATTCCTGCGCAAAAGAAAACAGCGTCATAACCTTTTAGGTTTTCATCATGAAGATTCATGGCGAGAAAATCGGGAATGATATATTCTTTCAGTTTAGCATGCTTTTTTCCGCTGGTCTTACGGCTTACACTCAGAACTTCCGAAATATTGGGGTTTTCAAGGCATTCCATCAGAACACCTTCGCCCACCATTCCGGTGGCTCCTGTGAGAATTACTTTAATTGAGTTCATTATTTAATATTGTATTATTGCTGACGTTCCGAACCTCAATTTTACTTTATGGAAGATGAAAAATTATATATATTGAGTTTTTTTAATTCCGTCGAATTGTATTTATATTTTTTAGAAGTAATTGATTCCATTGAAAAGCAGATATTTATTTTTTATTGGAAGCTTTTTGACTCCGTCGAATTGTATTTGTTATTTTTTTAAGGAGCAATTTGATTGCATCGAAAAGCAATATATTTTTTTATTGGAAGCTTTTTCTTGCTTTCGCTACTCGCTTTTTCCATTTCCATTTTGCGGCGGCGAAGCCGCCGCAAAATGGAAATGGAAAAGAGCTCAAACATACCGCTCAATCAAGGCTAGGGTGGTTGTCACTTCCTCACTATTTAAAAAAGAAACAAATTGAATCAACAAAAAAAAACCGATCACTGACCGGTTTTAATTTCTATTGAGATAATTATTTTTTGTCCTGTAAAGTACTGTAAATATTATGGATCAAACCGTCTGCTACAGAGATCTTAGGGACAAAAATCCTATTGATTTCAGACCATGTCATCACGTTATTGAAAATTTTTAAGGCATGAACCAGCACATCTGCTCTGTCTTCGCGGAGGTTGTATTTTGTCATTCTTTCATCCACGGTAAGGTCATTGAACTCCTTGTAGACTTTCTTAAGATGTGATGAGGACATCGGTTTGCCGTCTTTCGTTTTGCTCATCGAAAAAACTTTATTGATGTTCCCGCCTGAACCGATCGCAACAACAGGCTTTTTGCTGTTGATATTTTTCCTGATCTCTTCCTTCATGTCCTTCCAGTTATCGGGGGTTACCAAATTATTCAGTAAGCGGATCGTCCCGATGTTGAAAGATTTCTCATACAGCATTTTGCCGTTTTCATAGAAGGTAAGTTCAGTAGAGCCACCGCCAACATCAATGTAAAGGTAGGCAAAATCTTTATCAAGGCCTTCTGCAATGTGGTTTTCAAAAACCAGGGAAGCTTCTTCGTCTCCCGAAATAATTTCAATATCAATTCCGGAGGTTTTTTTTACTTCATCAATGATGTCCCGGCCATTGGCAGCATCACGCATGGCACTTGTCGCGCAGGCTCTGTAATGTTCTACCTTATAAATTTTCATCAGGTCACTGAAGATCTTCATAGAATCAATCACCATTTTCTCACGCTCCTCACCGATTTTTCCAAGGGTGAACACATCCATTCCCAGTCTCAGAGGAATTCTCAAGAGATTCAGCTTGATGAATTCAGGCTGTTTATTATTAATCTTTACTTCATTAATCAGCAGTCTGGCCGCATTACTTCCGATGTCTATGGCTGCAATCTTCATTTTTTGTTTGTTTTAGCATGTAAGTATCGATAGGTTTCAATCTGGGAACGGCATTCTTCTTTATCATTATGAATGTACTCGTTACTCAATTTTTTGTCTAAAATACGAGCTTTTACATTATCTTTCAACTGTATGTCAAGAATATCTTTCAGTTCTTTCTTAAGGTTTTTATCGGTGACTTTGGCAGCGGCTTCAATTCTGTAATCCAAATTTCTGGTCATCCAGTCTGCTGATGAAATATACATATCTTCAGCACCTTTATTATAAAAATACATGACTCTGGCATGTTCCAGATATTCATCTACAATACTGATCGCCTTAATTTTTTCTTTAAAATCCTTCTGGTTTACCGCACAGTAAATACCTCTTACGATCATTCTGATGTGAACTCCGGCGTTAGCAGCCTCATACAATTTTTCAATCAGCGATCTGTCACTCACCGAATTGGCTTTAATGATCATCTCCGCATGTCTTCCTGCTTTTGCTTCTTCAATTTCTTTATCGATATGATGAACGATTTTTTCCCTCATGAATTGCGGACATACCAAAAGATTTTTGCAGGTTTTAAGAACAGGCAGAAAGTCAACCTTTGGTTTTTTAAGGATATTGAACACTTTATTGATATCTGCCATGATTCCGCGGTCGGCTGTCATCAGCAAATGATCGCCGTAAATTCTTGCTGTTTTTTCATTAAAATTTCCGGTACTTATAAATCCGTACTGAATGGTTTTGTTGTGGGATCTTTTTTTGATGATACACAATTTGGCATGTACTTTCTTGTTCGGAATACCTATCAATACCGTAATTCCTTCCGGTTCCAGCATTTCTTTCCATTCGAGGTTAGACTCTTCATCAAACCTTGCCTGCAGCTCAAGCATAACGGTAACCTCTTTGCCGTTTCTTGCGGCATAAATTAATGCGTTGATTATTTTTGAATTACTCGCCAGACGATATGCCGTAATCTGAATGGATTTTACATCAGGGTCCATCGCCGCCTCCCGAAGGAGGTCAATAACGGGATTGTATTTATGATAAGGAAATGTTAAAAGAACATCCTGTTTTAAAATAACGTCTGTTACACGGTTACCGTTTTCAAAGTCAGGATGGGTAAAAGAAGTTCTTTCTACAGGCCTTTCATATTTCTCGAAAACATCCGGGAAATCCATAAAATGTTTGAAATTATGAATCTTTCCACCAGGAATAATACTGTCCTTTTTGGATAAATTCAATTTTCGGATCAGCATCTCGAGAAGTGCTTTATCCATATCTTTATCAAAAACAAAACGGGTAGGTTTCCCCTTTCTCCTGTTTTTTAATCCTTTTTCGATTTTTTCGGCAAAATTGGTTCTGATATCATTATCAAGATCCAGTTCCGCATCTTTGGTTACTTTAAAAGCATTCGCCGAAAATTCATCATATCCGAAATACGAAAAAATATGCGGCAGGTTGAACGTAATCACGTCTTCCAGAAGCATGACATCTTTTTCCTGCGGATCTTCAGTCGGAAGCAGGACAAATCTTCCTACAAAACGCGATGGAATCTCTATAATGGCATAATTGCTGGAATACTGCCAATCTTTTTTTCTCATGGCAACACCCAGATAGAGACTTTTGTCTCTCATATAAGGCATTGGGGTATTTTCATGAAGCAGAATCGGGATCACGTTTGATTCTACCACTTCATCAAAATAGTTTCTTACAAACTCTTTCTGTTTTGGGGTTAAGTTTTTGGGAGCTTTGATGAATACATGATGATCCGCCATTTCGCCCTGGATTTTCTTCCACGTTTTATCAAAATTCTGTTGCTGCCTCATAACAATATCATTGATTTTCTGAAGAATTTTTGAAGGAGGCTGATAAAAAGATTCGGCAATTACTTTTTCTTTGAAATCCATGGCACGTTTTAACCCGGCAACGCGAACTCTGAAAAATTCATCTAAATTATTTGAAAAAATTCCTAAAAAACGGATTCTCAAATGCAAAGGAACTTTCTCGTCCATTGCTTCCTGTAGCACCCTCTCATTGAAGGCAAGCCAGGTAATATCTCTCGGATTAAAATGTAATGACATTCGCTAGTTTATAATTTATCAAAAATAATAATTCACCTTTTTTTATTGAAGTATTTCAACGTTAAGCTTTAATTAAATTTAATAAAGCCCGATGCAATTAATTTTTTACAGTGATTAAAGTTATTAAAAAAACCTATGGAATAGAAATATGCTTATAAATTAAAAAGTGACATTTTGAACAGCAATACTGGTTAAAATCCACCTTTACAGTATCGTTATCATATGATCGGTTAGCTTTAAAATCTCATTGTTATTGCTGATTTCAAATGGGGTGTGTCAATTTGTCATAAAAATTTGAATGGTACAAATATTGAGAAATACAGAATGTAAATTAAAATTAAAAATAGAAAAAATAAAAATATTATGAGTAAAATAATCGGAATTGACTTAGGTACAACCAACTCTTGTGTTGCTGTAATGGAGGGAAAAGACCCTGTTGTTATCCCTAACGCAGAAGGTAAAAGAACAACTCCTTCTATTGTAGCATTTACAGAAGATGGTGAAAGAAAAGTGGGGGATCCTGCGAAAAGACAAGCGGTTACTAACCCTACAAAAACGGTTTACTCTATCAAAAGATTTATCGGAACACATTTTAAAGATGATGCCTCTGAAATCTCAAGAGTACCTTATAAAGTAGTAAGCGGGCCAAACGATACCGTAAAAGTAAAAATCGACGACAGAGAATATACTCCGCAGGAAATTTCTGCAATGACCCTTCAGAAAATGAAGAAAACTGCAGAAGATTATCTTGGTCAGGAAGTGACAAGAGCGGTAATTACTGTTCCTGCATACTTCAATGATGCACAAAGACAGGCTACCAAAGAAGCCGGTGAAATTGCAGGTCTTAAAGTAGAAAGAATTATCAATGAGCCTACTGCTGCAGCGTTAGCGTATGGTCTTGATAAAAACCATAAAGATCAGAAAATCGCAGTTTATGACCTTGGTGGTGGTACTTTCGATATTTCTATCCTTGATTTAGGAGACGGTGTATTTGAAGTATTGTCTACAAATGGTGATACGCACTTAGGAGGTGACGACTTTGATGATGTGATCATTAACTGGATGGCAGATGAATTCAAATCTGAAGAAGGTGTTGATCTAAAATCAGATGCTATTGCATTACAAAGATTAAAAGAAGCTGCTGAAAAAGCAAAAATCGAATTATCTTCTTCTCCACAAACAGAAATCAACCTTCCATATATTACCGCTACCGCTACAGGTCCTAAACACTTAGTGAAGACTTTAACGAAAGCGAAATTTGAGCAGTTATCTGCAGATCTTGTTAGAAGATCTATGGAGCCGGTTGCTAAAGCATTGAAAGATGCAGGTTTATCAACTTCAGATATCGATGAAGTAATCCTGGTAGGTGGTTCTACGAGAATCCCGATCATTCAGGAAGAAGTGGAAAAATTCTTCGGTAAAAAACCGTCTAAAGGAGTTAACCCGGATGAGGTTGTGGCAATTGGTGCTGCTATCCAGGGAGGGGTTTTAACAGGAGATGTAAAAGACGTTCTTCTATTAGACGTTACACCGCTTTCTTTAGGTATCGAAACAATGGGTTCTGTTTTCACTAAATTAATTGAAGCAAACACAACGATCCCAACTAAAAAATCTGAAGTATTCTCAACAGCTTCTGATAATCAGCCTGCTGTAAGCATCAGAGTAGGACAGGGTGAAAGACCAATGTTCAATGATAACAAGGAAATCGGTAGATTCGATCTTACAGATATTCCACCGGCACCAAGAGGAGTTCCTCAAATTGAAGTAACTTTCGATATTGATGCGAATGGTATCCTAAGTGTTTCTGCGAAAGATAAAGGAACAGGTAAAGAGCAGTCTATCAAAATCCAGGCTTCTTCTGGTCTTTCTGATGAGGAAATCGAAAGAATGAAAAAAGAAGCTCAGGAAAATGCTTCTGCTGATGCTAAGAAAAAAGAAGAAGTTGAAATCTTCAATAAAGCAGACGGATTGATCTTCCAGACTGAAAAGCAACTGAAAGAGTTTGGTGATAAGTTATCTGCAGATAAAAAAGCAGCAATCGAAACTGCTCATGCAGAATTGAAAACCGCTTTTGAAGCTAAAAATGCAGATGATGTAAAAGCTAAAACAGAAGCACTTGATGCAGCATGGATGGCAGCTTCAGAAGAATTGTATGCAGCAGGACAGCAGCCTGGTGCCGATGCAGGAGCTCAAAACCCTGGTGGTAACAATGCAGGAGCAGATGATGTACAGGATGCAGACTTTGAAGAAGTAAAATAAGCATAACTTCATAAAAATAAAAGGCCGCTTTAAACGCAAGTTTAAAGCGGTTTTTTTATGCTGGCAATTGACTTTATGATGTTGAAGGTCATTATGTTTTATAAATCAGACACTTATAAAATTATAAATCGGAATTGGCTTAAAAACATTCACCAATAAACAAAATCTGCAGGATTTGTAATCGTGGTATGTTGCAAATTTTAATGCAAATTCAGTATAAATACTTAATTCAGCTAATACGGTAATGTTTAATTTTATCGGGAAAATAATTGCTGAGTCATATTGCTTTAAAAATGAATATAAATTAGAAATAATAAATTATTAACTAATTTTTTTTAATAAATAGCAATTATGTCAATAATAAATTTAAATTTGTAATAAGATGTGATTACTGTAAAGCAGTTTATCACTCAGAAAACTAAAAAACTAAAATAAATAATCATGAAAATCATAGTAAACTATTCTTTTCCAAATTAATATCACATTTTCGGGACTAATAAGATCGTAAAATACGGGCTTTCAAACATTGTTTGAATTTTACTGTATGGATGCTTCTTTCACTCCGACATCTGCTGACATCTAAACAATTTATTCAGGTTGGGATTCTGTTTATCATTCTCCTGAGTAGGTTATACTTTAATAAATTTTCATTTTAAAAACAATAATTATGGACGGAACAATTGGAGAAATCCGACTTTTTGCCGCAAACTTTGCTCCCAAATCATGGCAGTATTGTAATGGCGCTTTATTGGCTATCAGGTCAAATACGGCCTTGTTTTCACTTCTAGGAAATACCTATGGTGGAGATGGGATAACTACCTTCGGTCTCCCGAACCTTGCGGGAAGGTCGGCTGTAGGTGCAGGGCAGGGTCCCGGTTTATCATATTACAGTTTGGGAGAAGCGACAGGTACAAACTCTGTAACTCTCACCATGTCAAATTTGCCTGCTCATACCCATAATTTGTCAGGGAATGTTGTAATTCCTGCTTATTCGGATGAAGGGGATTCGGGAACTCCGGCGAACAATATCCTCGCATCAAAGGCATCGATGTACAGCAATCAGGGTACCGACTCTACGACAAAACCAATTCCGATGGCATTGCAGGTAGGTGTTTCGGGGGGGAATAACGCGCTCACTATTGTTCAGCCTTCACTTGGAATGAATTATATTATTTGCCTTTACGGGACTTTTCCTCCAAGAGGATAATTACTGAAATTTAAAATAAAATTAATAACAATTAAAGATATCATTATGGAAGGTTATATAGGAGAAGTGCGTTTATTTGGTGGAAATTTTGCTCCGCTTGGCTGGGCTTTCTGCGACGGAACACTTTATAGTATCTCACAATTTGAGGCAGTATACACAATATTAGGAACTACTTTCGGTGGCGATGGCCGCAATACGTTCGGCGTTCCGGATCTTCGAGGAAGAGTTGCTGTAGGAACAGGCCAGGGAGCTGGTCTTACTCCTATAGATTTAGGAGAGGTAGGCGGAACTGAAACGGTTACCATGACTACCGCGCAAATGCCTGCGCATAGCCATACCGCAGCAGCAACAATTGCATTTCCATGTTTTTCAGATGAAGGTAATACGGGATCTCCGGCAGGTAACGTACTCGCAGGTTCAGCTGCAGCATATTCCACTCAGGCACCAGATACTTTTATCGCACCGGCTACCACAACAGGTTCTATATCTGCTGTTGGAAGCAATGTTCCATTTAGTATTATACAGCCTGTATTGGCAACCAACTACATTATTTGTCTTGAAGGGTATTACCCGCCAAGACAGGATTAATTCATTAAACTATTAATAGAAAAACGATTATTATGGAAGGAACCATGTCAGAAATAAGAATGTTTGCCGGAAATTTTGCTCCCAAGTATTGGGCGTTTTGTCAGGGGCAGACAATATCGATTAGTACTAACCAGGCACTTTTTGCGCTTTTGGGTACAATGTACGGAGGTAACGGGACAACAACCTTCATGCTGCCGAATTTTGCAGGAAGAACAGCTGTGGGAACCGGTACTGGAGCAGGAACCAAAGTATTTCAATTAGGAATGACGGCAGGTACTGAAACGGTAACCTGCGATATACAGCACATGCCAACGCATACACACACTGCAGGGTCTGAAACAGTTTCAATAAAAACATTTTCAGATGAAGGAAATACAGGTTCTCCTGCAGGCAGTACACTTGCATCATTACAGGGTTTGTATTCTAGCGAGCAGCCAGACAGCACCATGAAAGCAATACCTAATGCATTCGCGTTAAGCGTTTCAGGAGCAGGGCAGCCGATGAGTATTCGTCAGCCTTATCTGGGAATGAATTACATCATCTGTATGTACGGGATTTTTCCGTCAAGATCTTAATTAGCATTTATTAATTCAGTCTGCGGCAAAACAGTTTGCCGCAGACTGACTTTATTAAAGAATATGAAAATAGCTTTACTTTTACCGCGCTCTGTTATTTATCCGTCTATTTCATTTGATATTATGGACGGTTTCAAACAATCCCTTAAGAATATGGGACTGGAAGGATACCATGAAATCATTTCAGCAGGAATTGGGGTTGCTGCAAAAAACGAGGAAATTTATGACCATTGCGAACAGTTTTTGCTCGCCGGTACAGATATCATAATAGGATATATGAATCCTTTTTCAGCAGAATTTGTACATCCTCTTTTTGAATCTTCGGGAAAAAGCCTCATCGTTCTTGATAGTGGCTATCATTTTCCTAAATTCAGCAAAAAGCTTTCAAATGCATGGTTTATCTCTCTTCAGGGTGGCCTTTGTACACGTGTAATAACACATAAAGCCATTGAAGACGGATTCAGGAATTTTGCATTCAGCTGCTCTTTTTATGATGCAGGATACCGTCCTTCTTATGTATATGCAGCTGCTGCTGAAGAAAAAGGAGGATCTATAGTTTTTAACCACATTACTTCTTTAAAGCGTTCTGATTTTACATTGAAACCACTTACGGAATTTCTTGAAAAAGAACAGAACACTGCGGTACTTGCAACTTTTTGTGGTGATATGGCTGAAGACTTTTTTGCGGGAAGCAGCGAAATGTCCGGCCATTATAAAGTATATGGTACGGGATTTACTGCGGATGAAACCTGGCTGGGAAAAATAACATATCCCGGATATGATTGGAGTACAGCAATAGCCTGGTCAAGAAATTTGAAGATTCCTGAAAATGAAATTTTTGTAAATATAATGGATGGAATTAAATATGGTAAAGCCAACCTTTTCTCTTTATTGGGATGGGAAGCTGCACAGTTGATAGGACTGGAAAATACAGAGTTTAATGAAATGACCATTCATTCACCACGTGGAAAAGTATATATGAATCCTGAAAACGGATTTTCGGAGACTGAAGTTTATTATGCGACCGTTTCAAAAGATGACAAAACAGGAAACTGTCTTTTAAAAGACTGTTATGCAGCCTCGGTTACAGAAATGGAACGCGAAGCGTTAGAAAGGAATATTGAATATATAAGAACTGTAGAGGCTAATACTTGGCTTAATGCTTATGCGTGCTTAGAATCATGACAGGTCCATTTAAAATAGCAGTTTTATGTAATAACCGGATGGCATTTCCGGCTTTGCAGGCTTTACATGCTGCAGGCCGGCTTTGTGCGTTAGGAGTGCCTGATAAGAATGCGGAAGTTATTGAATTTTGCTCCATGCTTTCAAAGCAGTCAGGAATACCTCTTTTTATTATGACATCCGAAAGCTGCACCGGTCAGATAAAAAATATGATGGAGGTTTCCGGCGCCAATACCGTTTTTACCATGACTTTTCCCTGGAAAATTTCTTCTGAAATTCTTGCGCTTTATTCTGGTAAATTTTACAACTTTCATTACGGGCTTTTGCCGGAAATGCGAGGGGCAGATCCTGTCTTTGAAACCATAAGAAGCCGTTCTGGACAATCGGGAATTACTGTTCATGTTATTGATCGGGATATCGATAAAGGAGCCATTATTCTTAAAAAAAATATTCCTGTTACTGCGGAAATGACACATGGGGCATTATGCACTCACTTGTCGTGGTTAGGCGCCAATCTTTTAAATGAACTTTTAAACCTTTTACAAAGAAATTTTTTAGGAACGGAACAAAACGAAGAAATGGCCCGGTATTATCCGAAACCAGGTGCTACAGATGTTTGTATTTCCTGGGAGAAGCAGGATGCTGAAACCATTGAAGCATTAATAAGAGCATGTAATCCCTGGAATAAAGGAGCGTATGCTCAATGGAATGGATGGAATATCAGGCTAGTGGAAGCTACCTCCGTTGAGATTGCAAATCATCATGCCGGAACTCCCGGAACCATACTTTCTTTGGATAAGGAAAATGGGTTAATTGTTAAATGT comes from the Chryseobacterium nepalense genome and includes:
- a CDS encoding NAD-dependent epimerase/dehydratase family protein, whose amino-acid sequence is MNSIKVILTGATGMVGEGVLMECLENPNISEVLSVSRKTSGKKHAKLKEYIIPDFLAMNLHDENLKGYDAVFFCAGISSMGMSEEEYTRITFDTTIHFAKAALSQNPDMVFNYVSGAYTDSTESGKIMWARVKGKTENTLRKLGFSAAYNFRPGFMKPVEGQKNVKWFFKPFILFFPVIFPSKSLTLHEVGRAMINAVQKGYPTSTLEIKDIKNLAI
- a CDS encoding exopolyphosphatase, whose product is MKIAAIDIGSNAARLLINEVKINNKQPEFIKLNLLRIPLRLGMDVFTLGKIGEEREKMVIDSMKIFSDLMKIYKVEHYRACATSAMRDAANGRDIIDEVKKTSGIDIEIISGDEEASLVFENHIAEGLDKDFAYLYIDVGGGSTELTFYENGKMLYEKSFNIGTIRLLNNLVTPDNWKDMKEEIRKNINSKKPVVAIGSGGNINKVFSMSKTKDGKPMSSSHLKKVYKEFNDLTVDERMTKYNLREDRADVLVHALKIFNNVMTWSEINRIFVPKISVADGLIHNIYSTLQDKK
- the ppk1 gene encoding polyphosphate kinase 1 is translated as MSLHFNPRDITWLAFNERVLQEAMDEKVPLHLRIRFLGIFSNNLDEFFRVRVAGLKRAMDFKEKVIAESFYQPPSKILQKINDIVMRQQQNFDKTWKKIQGEMADHHVFIKAPKNLTPKQKEFVRNYFDEVVESNVIPILLHENTPMPYMRDKSLYLGVAMRKKDWQYSSNYAIIEIPSRFVGRFVLLPTEDPQEKDVMLLEDVITFNLPHIFSYFGYDEFSANAFKVTKDAELDLDNDIRTNFAEKIEKGLKNRRKGKPTRFVFDKDMDKALLEMLIRKLNLSKKDSIIPGGKIHNFKHFMDFPDVFEKYERPVERTSFTHPDFENGNRVTDVILKQDVLLTFPYHKYNPVIDLLREAAMDPDVKSIQITAYRLASNSKIINALIYAARNGKEVTVMLELQARFDEESNLEWKEMLEPEGITVLIGIPNKKVHAKLCIIKKRSHNKTIQYGFISTGNFNEKTARIYGDHLLMTADRGIMADINKVFNILKKPKVDFLPVLKTCKNLLVCPQFMREKIVHHIDKEIEEAKAGRHAEMIIKANSVSDRSLIEKLYEAANAGVHIRMIVRGIYCAVNQKDFKEKIKAISIVDEYLEHARVMYFYNKGAEDMYISSADWMTRNLDYRIEAAAKVTDKNLKKELKDILDIQLKDNVKARILDKKLSNEYIHNDKEECRSQIETYRYLHAKTNKK
- the dnaK gene encoding molecular chaperone DnaK; protein product: MSKIIGIDLGTTNSCVAVMEGKDPVVIPNAEGKRTTPSIVAFTEDGERKVGDPAKRQAVTNPTKTVYSIKRFIGTHFKDDASEISRVPYKVVSGPNDTVKVKIDDREYTPQEISAMTLQKMKKTAEDYLGQEVTRAVITVPAYFNDAQRQATKEAGEIAGLKVERIINEPTAAALAYGLDKNHKDQKIAVYDLGGGTFDISILDLGDGVFEVLSTNGDTHLGGDDFDDVIINWMADEFKSEEGVDLKSDAIALQRLKEAAEKAKIELSSSPQTEINLPYITATATGPKHLVKTLTKAKFEQLSADLVRRSMEPVAKALKDAGLSTSDIDEVILVGGSTRIPIIQEEVEKFFGKKPSKGVNPDEVVAIGAAIQGGVLTGDVKDVLLLDVTPLSLGIETMGSVFTKLIEANTTIPTKKSEVFSTASDNQPAVSIRVGQGERPMFNDNKEIGRFDLTDIPPAPRGVPQIEVTFDIDANGILSVSAKDKGTGKEQSIKIQASSGLSDEEIERMKKEAQENASADAKKKEEVEIFNKADGLIFQTEKQLKEFGDKLSADKKAAIETAHAELKTAFEAKNADDVKAKTEALDAAWMAASEELYAAGQQPGADAGAQNPGGNNAGADDVQDADFEEVK
- a CDS encoding phage tail protein encodes the protein MDGTIGEIRLFAANFAPKSWQYCNGALLAIRSNTALFSLLGNTYGGDGITTFGLPNLAGRSAVGAGQGPGLSYYSLGEATGTNSVTLTMSNLPAHTHNLSGNVVIPAYSDEGDSGTPANNILASKASMYSNQGTDSTTKPIPMALQVGVSGGNNALTIVQPSLGMNYIICLYGTFPPRG
- a CDS encoding phage tail protein; amino-acid sequence: MEGYIGEVRLFGGNFAPLGWAFCDGTLYSISQFEAVYTILGTTFGGDGRNTFGVPDLRGRVAVGTGQGAGLTPIDLGEVGGTETVTMTTAQMPAHSHTAAATIAFPCFSDEGNTGSPAGNVLAGSAAAYSTQAPDTFIAPATTTGSISAVGSNVPFSIIQPVLATNYIICLEGYYPPRQD
- a CDS encoding phage tail protein translates to MEGTMSEIRMFAGNFAPKYWAFCQGQTISISTNQALFALLGTMYGGNGTTTFMLPNFAGRTAVGTGTGAGTKVFQLGMTAGTETVTCDIQHMPTHTHTAGSETVSIKTFSDEGNTGSPAGSTLASLQGLYSSEQPDSTMKAIPNAFALSVSGAGQPMSIRQPYLGMNYIICMYGIFPSRS
- a CDS encoding formyltransferase family protein; the encoded protein is MTGPFKIAVLCNNRMAFPALQALHAAGRLCALGVPDKNAEVIEFCSMLSKQSGIPLFIMTSESCTGQIKNMMEVSGANTVFTMTFPWKISSEILALYSGKFYNFHYGLLPEMRGADPVFETIRSRSGQSGITVHVIDRDIDKGAIILKKNIPVTAEMTHGALCTHLSWLGANLLNELLNLLQRNFLGTEQNEEMARYYPKPGATDVCISWEKQDAETIEALIRACNPWNKGAYAQWNGWNIRLVEATSVEIANHHAGTPGTILSLDKENGLIVKCNHNSYLRLDIVYVEEGFMSGHKLSAFGLRNGEQFLNL